In Etheostoma cragini isolate CJK2018 chromosome 9, CSU_Ecrag_1.0, whole genome shotgun sequence, the following are encoded in one genomic region:
- the angptl3 gene encoding angiopoietin-related protein 3 has translation MKLFCLLLLLASFITAVTLESSGRDEYPTLPTQALTTAPSPTEAKSRFAMLDDVRLLANGLLQLGQSLREFVHKTKGQINDIFQKLNIFDRSFYQLKVVTSEIKEEEEELKKTTNFLKANNEEIRNLSLEINSKINGILQERTQLQSKVGNLEERLKGLSQSIIPADQLSEITTLKEVIESQEKTIINLLKAVQEQHDQLDNQKSKIKNLEDKLNYDSFQDTVDKPMGSDPAAPDMFEYLTGNTTDLDVNGLPMDCSELFNKGEENSGIYVIKPNQSEPFNVYCEMSSEGGSTVIQRRVDDSDFDQTWDKYEKGFGDLEKDFWLGLKKIQSFTQQGDYILRIELEDWKDVKHWAEYRFSLEGPSKGYTLHVSHLSGDLPDAMANSTGMRFSTKDRNDDNHQNSNCSRSYTGGWWFNACGETNLNGRYLWSRAKGRSIRRKGIHWKPGTGPSYSLKMTKITVRPALTAESFN, from the exons ATGAAGCTGTTTTGCCTGTTGCTGCTGCTAGCTAGTTTCATTACTGCCGTCACTCTGGAGTCCTCAGGTAGAGATGAGTACCCCACTCTGCCCACCCAGGCCCTTACCACAGCTCCAAGCCCAACTGAAGCAAAGTCTCGCTTTGCCATGCTGGATGATGTTCGTCTACTCGCAAACGGCCTCCTTCAACTAGGCCAGAGTTTACGGGAGTTTGTCCACAAGACCAAGGGCCAAATCAACGACATCTTTCAAAAGTTGAACATTTTTGACCGCTCTTTCTACCAGCTCAAGGTGGTCACATCTGAGAtcaaggaggaagaggaggagctgaAGAAAACCACCAATTTCTTGAAGGCCAACAACGAGGAGATCAGGAACCTGTCGCTGGAAATCAACTCTAAGATCAACGGCATTCTTCAGGAGCGTACACAGCTGCAGAGCAAGGTTGGGAACCTCGAGGAGCGGCTGAAGGGACTGTCACAGAGCATTATCCCTGCTGATCAGCTTAGTGAAATTACAACGCTCAAG GAAGTGATTGAATCTCAAGAAAAAACAATCATCAATCTGCTGAAAGCTGTGCAGGAGCAGCACGATCAGCTCGACAACCAGAAATCCAAGATtaaaaacctggaggacaaG CTAAACTATGACAGCTTTCAAGATACAGTCGATAAGCCAATGGGTTCAGACCCTGCAGCTCCTGATATGTTTGAATATCTGACAGGAAACACAACTGACCTGGACGTGAATG GCCTTCCCATGGATTGCAGTGAGTTGTTTAAcaaaggagaggaaaacagtGGAATCTATGTTATCAAGCCAAACCAATCCGAGCCATTCAACGTTTACTGTGAAATGAGTTCAG AGGGGGGTTCAACTGTCATCCAACGAAGGGTTGATGATTCAGATTTTGACCAGACATGGGACAAGTATGAGAAAGGCTTTGGAGATCTGGAAA AAGACTTCTGGTTGGGCTTGAAGAAGATCCAGAGCTTTACACAGCAGGGAGATTACATCCTGCGTATTGAGTTGGAGGACTGGAAGGACGTGAAGCACTGGGCTGAGTATAGGTTCTCACTGGAGGGCCCATCCAAGGGCTACACCCTTCATGTCAGCCACTTATCTGGTGACCTGCCAGATGCCATGGCCAACAGCACCGGCATGAGATTCTCcacaaaagacagaaatgatGACAACCACCAAAACTCCAACTGTTCTCGCAGTTACACAG GTGGTTGGTGGTTCAATGCTTGTGGAGAGACCAACCTCAATGGAAGGTATTTGTGGTCGAGGGCAAAAGGACGCTCTATTAGAAGGAAGGGCATTCATTGGAAGCCTGGCACTGGGCCCTCGTATTCCCTCAAGATGACCAAAATCACAGTACGACCAGCTCTGACTGCTGAAAGCTTCAACTGA